A single region of the Nicotiana sylvestris chromosome 6, ASM39365v2, whole genome shotgun sequence genome encodes:
- the LOC104233840 gene encoding uncharacterized protein, translated as MVNALVNRAATVNQATTYLRNLSTATPTNNPPTTSSADGPKKPKREKKNLFEVAQFLPNWGISYHMSKTHWTSVSYEITKINLYKDGRHEVTKTVFRSSLPIADAHKKMSGVHKRCWKYIANFKKAEGSLDQIKKAEENTPNSDVEAA; from the exons ATGGTGAACGCTCTTGTAAATAGAGCAGCCACGGTGAATCAGGCCACGACCTACCTTAGAAATCTGAGCACTGCGACCCCTACTAACAACCCTCCAACGACGTCGTCAGCCGATGGACCTAAGAAGCCCAAGCGGGAGAAGAAGAATCTTTTTGAGGTTGCTCAGTTTCTGCCTAATTGGGGTATCAGTTATCACATGTCCAAGACTCATTGGACCAGTGTCTCCTATGAAATTACAAAAATCAATCTTTATAAG GATGGTAGACATG AAGTAACTAAAACAGTCTTCCGTTCAAGTTTACCAATTGCTGATGCACACAAGAAAATGAGTGGTGTACATAAGAGGTGCTGGAAGTACATTgcaaatttcaagaaagctgaaGGAAGTCTTGATCAAATAAAGAAAGCTGAAGAAAATACCCCAAATTCAGATGTTGAAGCTGCTTGA